The Methylovirgula sp. 4M-Z18 genome window below encodes:
- a CDS encoding multiubiquitin domain-containing protein has product MENVITGGASHNTQPQASRGAGLDGQFFTLVNGTKVSFKDPTPKGDHILDKAGAKPAGDYVLIQLLRHGSRSVGLDETVDLRMEGTEEFRAFKGDRIFRFTLNGHSYEWGVNAIPEPELRLLCHVHSDEALVVERDGTDIDLGPNDVLDLDKAGTEHLYTEKRLITVFFENDPREIPRGTYSTQQLKQLFAVQEGYVLEYINNEGHLMPLKPEGKLRVKDGMKFFEQVPCGGSS; this is encoded by the coding sequence ATGGAAAATGTAATAACGGGTGGCGCAAGCCACAATACCCAGCCCCAGGCGTCCCGTGGCGCGGGTTTGGATGGGCAGTTCTTTACCCTGGTGAATGGCACGAAGGTGTCTTTCAAGGATCCGACACCGAAAGGGGATCACATCCTTGACAAGGCAGGCGCTAAGCCGGCGGGCGATTATGTGCTCATCCAGCTTCTTCGCCACGGCAGCCGGTCGGTCGGCCTCGACGAGACGGTGGACCTTCGCATGGAGGGCACCGAAGAGTTTCGTGCGTTCAAAGGCGACCGCATCTTCCGCTTCACCCTCAATGGGCACAGTTACGAATGGGGCGTCAACGCCATTCCCGAGCCGGAACTGCGCCTCCTCTGCCATGTTCATAGCGACGAGGCGCTGGTGGTGGAACGCGACGGCACGGACATCGATCTTGGCCCGAACGATGTGCTGGACCTTGACAAGGCCGGCACGGAGCATCTGTACACCGAAAAGCGGCTTATCACCGTCTTCTTCGAAAACGACCCGCGCGAAATTCCTCGTGGCACCTACTCGACCCAGCAGCTCAAGCAGCTGTTCGCGGTTCAGGAGGGGTACGTTCTCGAATACATCAACAACGAGGGTCACCTCATGCCGCTGAAGCCGGAAGGGAAGCTCCGGGTGAAGGACGGCATGAAGTTCTTCGAGCAGGTGCCGTGCGGGGGCTCTTCGTGA